From Nymphaea colorata isolate Beijing-Zhang1983 chromosome 6, ASM883128v2, whole genome shotgun sequence, a single genomic window includes:
- the LOC116255951 gene encoding 1-aminocyclopropane-1-carboxylate synthase 7-like — protein MGLAENQVSFDLLEEWLCGHFKDSNWQSYMSNFRENALFQDYHGLQVFRQAMASFMEEVRGGRVKFDPERIVLTAGATAANELLIFSIADPGEALLVPTPYYPGFDRDIRWRTGAKIVPVRCKSSNNFEITREALECAYREAGKMNINVKGIVITNPSNPLGITISKSVLEEILDFAIEKNIHLISDEIYSGSVFHPSEFTSVAEILSSRGYRDSERVHIVYSLSKDLGLPGFRVGVLCSYNNRVVETCRRMSSFSLVSSQTQGLLAAILSDSKFRKSYIETNRKRLRERHELFVEGLKAAGIDCLKGNAGLFCWINFSPLLKTPTLEGEIGLWNSLVYEAKLNVSPGSSCHCSEPGWFRVCFANMSHQTLKVALGRIQSFIEKRKMTRPSSRSSSCF, from the exons ATGGGATTAGCAGAGAACCAG GTTTCATTTGATCTCTTGGAAGAATGGCTATGTGGCCATTTTAAGGATTCAAATTGGCAAAGCTACATGTCAAATTTCAGAGAGAATGCACTCTTTCAAGATTACCATGGGCTTCAGGTTTTCAGACAG GCAATGGCTAGTTTCATGGAGGAAGTAAGAGGAGGGAGAGTCAAATTTGATCCAGAAAGGATAGTGCTGACAGCAGGAGCTACTGCAGCAAATGAGCTACTGATTTTTAGCATAGCCGATCCAGGAGAAGCTTTACTTGTCCCTACTCCTTACTATCCAGG GTTTGACAGAGATATTAGATGGAGAACAGGAGCCAAGATTGTCCCAGTGCGCTGTAAAAGCTCAAACAACTTCGAAATAACAAGAGAAGCCTTAGAATGTGCATACAGAGAAGCCGGAAAGATGAACATCAATGTGAAGGGCATTGTCATCACAAATCCATCAAACCCACTTGGGATAACAATCTCAAAATCCGTTCTGGAGGAGATTCTAGACTTTGCCATCGAGAAAAATATCCACCTCATCTCTGATGAGATCTACTCTGGCTCTGTCTTCCACCCATCAGAATTCACTAGTGTAGCAGAAATCTTAAGCTCTAGAGGTTACCGAGACAGTGAAAGAGTTCACATAGTTTACAGTCTATCCAAAGACCTTGGGCTGCCTGGATTTAGGGTGGGAGTCCTCTGTTCCTACAACAACAGAGTGGTTGAGACGTGCAGAAGAATGTCGAGCTTCAGTTTGGTCTCTTCTCAGACACAGGGCCTCCTTGCTGCCATTCTCTCAGACTCGAAGTTCAGAAAGAGCTATATAGAAACCAACAGgaagagactgagagagaggcATGAACTCTTTGTGGAGGGGCTCAAAGCTGCTGGTATTGATTGCTTGAAGGGGAATGCTGGGCTCTTCTGTTGGATCAATTTCAGCCCACTGCTGAAGACCCCAACACTTGAAGGAGAGATAGGGCTGTGGAACTCTTTAGTGTATGAAGCAAAGCTCAATGTCTCTCCAGGCTCATCATGCCATTGTTCTGAACCAGGTTGGTTTCGAGTCTGCTTTGCAAACATGAGCCACCAGACACTGAAGGTCGCATTGGGAAGGATCCAATCATTCATAGAGAAGCGAAAGATGACAAGGCCATCTAGCAGAAGTTCGTCGTGCTTCTGA
- the LOC116256388 gene encoding heparanase-like protein 2, with the protein MSALFIMKTLVHHQKIFSALLLWLVVFQVVAAGQEPVTVTVNGVTAIAETDDNFVCATLDWWPPNKCNYNQCPWGRASVLNLNLENPILQKAIKAFNPLRIRIGGSLQDQVVYQIGEHGRQCPTFRKTNDGLFGFSSGCLPMKRWDDVNHLFNETGVIVTFGLNALAGRQKTSDGLWNGPWDSSNARDFVQYTVLKGYNIDSWEFGNELSGSGVAARVDANQYAQDLITLKSILNDLYQNSSTLPLVIAPGGFFDQQWYSQLLENSGPGVLDVLTHHIYNLGAGVDPGLKSKILDPFFLSEIAQTFKDLQQTIQEFGPWSSAWVGESGGAYNSGGRLISNTFINSFWYLDQLGMSSTFNTKAYCRQALIGGNYALLNTTTFVPNPDYYSALLWHRLMGNKVLETTIDGSAYLRAYTHCAKDTTGITLLLINLSNTTTFHITVRDDVNLVPMEVSAESPQRQEYKLRPKDGNLVSQSMFLNGRPLELTEDGDIPPLQPTIVDGNKPIAMDPLSIAFFTLKDFQAPACA; encoded by the exons ATGTCAGCTTTGTTCATAATGAAGACGTTGGTGCATCACCAAAAGATATTTTCTGCTCTTCTGCTGTGGCTCGTCGTCTTCCAAGTAGTAGCAGCAGGGCAGGAGCCTGTAACAGTCACGGTGAACGGAGTGACCGCCATTGCTGAGACGGACGATAACTTTGTATGTGCAACTTTAGATTGGTGGCCTCCCAACAAGTGCAATTACAATCAGTGTCCATGGGGAAGAGCATCTGTTCTGAATTTG AATCTGGAAAATCCGATACTTCAGAAGGCCATCAAAG CTTTCAATCCTCTGAGGATAAGAATTGGAGGCTCATTACAAGATCAAGTTGTGTATCAAATTGGAGAGCATGGGAGACAGTGCCCCACGTTCAGGAAGACCAACGATGGGCTGTTTGGGTTTTCAAGTGGCTGCCTGCCAATGAAAAGATGGGACGATGTCAACCATCTGTTCAATGAAACTGG GGTCATTGTAACCTTTGGCCTTAATGCTTTGGCTGGAAGGCAAAAGACATCCGATGGCCTCTGGAATGGCCCTTGGGACTCCTCAAATGCTCGTGATTTTGTACAGTACACAGTTTTAAAAGGATACAATATTGACTCATGGGAGTTTG GAAACGAGTTGAGTGGAAGTGGAGTTGCAGCAAGAGTAGATGCAAACCAATACGCACAAGACTTGATCACCTTGAAGTCCATTCTTAATGACTTATACCAGAACTCATCAACATTACCATTAGTGATAGCCCCTGGAGGTTTCTTTGATCAACAGTGGTACAGTCAACTTCTTGAGAACTCAGGACCAGGAGTCCTCGATGTTTTAACACATCATATTTACAATCTTGGAGCAG GTGTTGATCCTGGTCTCAAGAGCAAAATTCTTGACCCATTCTTTTTAAGTGAGATAGCTCAAACCTTCAAAGACCTCCAACAGACCATTCAAGAATTTGGTCCATGGTCATCTGCATGGGTTGGCGAATCTGGTGGTGCCTACAACAGTGGTGGGCGTCTTATCTCCAACACATTTATAAACAGTTTCTG GTACTTGGACCAACTTGGCATGTCATCCACATTTAACACAAAGGCTTACTGCAGACAAGCCTTGATTGGTGGAAACTATGCACTTCTCAACACTACTACATTTGTGCCAAACCCAGATTACTACAG TGCACTTCTGTGGCACAGACTAATGGGAAATAAGGTTCTTGAAACCACCATTGATGGATCAGCATATCTGAGAGCATACActcactgcgccaaggacaca ACGGGCATAACATTATTGCTCATAAATCTGAGCAACACTACAACGTTCCACATCACAGTGCGGGATGACGTGAACTTGGTTCCAATGGAAGTTTCTGCCGAAAGTCCACAGAGACAAGAGTACAAGTTGAGGCCAAAGGATGGGAATCTCGTAAGCCAATCCATGTTTCTTAATGGAAGACCGCTGGAGCTCACAGAAGATGGGGATATCCCTCCTCTACAGCCCACCATTGTTGATGGAAACAAGCCAATAGCTATGGATCCTCTGTCGATAGCTTTCTTCACTCTCAAAGATTTTCAGGCTCCAGCATGTGCTTGA
- the LOC116255649 gene encoding uncharacterized protein LOC116255649, with translation MASKLHQLRSKIAGASEFTSKHGCAYYKQLMEQNKKYVVEPPTVEKCNELSKQLLYTRLASLPGRYESFWKELDAVKQAWKNRHELKVEDAGIAALFGLECYCWYCVGEIIGRGFTFTGYHV, from the exons ATGGCATCAAAATTGCATCAGCTGAGATCAAAGATTGCAGGAGCCTCAGAGTTTACATCGAAGCATGGTTGTGCCTATTATAAACAATTGATGGAACAGAACAAAAAGTATGTTGTGGAACCTCCAACAGTGGAGAAGTGCAATGAATTGTCAAAACAGCTATTGTATACACGTCTTGCAAG CCTACCTGGGCGATATGAGTCTTTCTGGAAGGAACTGGACGCTGTTAAACAGGCGTGGAAGAACAGGCATGAACTGAAGGTAGAGGATGCAGGCATTGCTGCCCTGTTTGGTTTGGAATGTTACTGCTGGTATTGCGTTGGGGAAATAATTGGAAGAGGGTTCACCTTCACAGGCTACCATGTCTGA